One window of the Methanofastidiosum sp. genome contains the following:
- a CDS encoding YiiX family permuted papain-like enzyme yields the protein MKKQIIIAITFSSLIIIGYLGVDYFHFEKIFKNEKVLLENEFLYNELENGDIIFQTSKSRQSIAIQAATNSKYSHMGIIYKREGKLFVYEAVQPVKLTPLIDWINRGEEKHFVVKRLKKANEVLTSESLEKLMKAGEKYKGKNYDIHFEWSDEKMYCSELVWKMYKEATGIEIGELQKLSEFDLSNELVKTIMKERYGENIPLDEVVISPVSMFNAENLKTIIEN from the coding sequence ATGAAAAAACAGATAATTATAGCGATAACATTCTCATCTTTGATAATCATAGGTTATCTTGGAGTAGATTATTTTCATTTTGAAAAAATCTTTAAGAATGAGAAAGTTCTTCTAGAAAATGAATTTCTCTATAACGAATTAGAAAATGGTGATATCATTTTCCAGACTTCGAAATCAAGACAAAGTATAGCAATTCAAGCTGCAACAAATTCGAAATATAGCCATATGGGGATTATTTATAAAAGAGAAGGAAAATTGTTTGTTTATGAAGCAGTTCAACCAGTGAAGTTAACCCCATTGATAGATTGGATTAATCGTGGTGAAGAAAAGCATTTCGTTGTGAAAAGATTGAAGAAAGCAAATGAAGTTTTAACTTCAGAATCACTTGAGAAGTTAATGAAAGCTGGTGAAAAATATAAAGGAAAAAATTACGATATTCATTTTGAATGGTCAGACGAAAAGATGTACTGTTCAGAATTAGTCTGGAAAATGTATAAGGAAGCGACAGGAATTGAGATTGGTGAACTGCAAAAACTTTCTGAATTCGATTTAAGCAATGAATTGGTTAAAACAATTATGAAAGAAAGATATGGTGAAAATATTCCACTTGATGAAGTTGTAATTTCTCCCGTTTCGATGTTTAATGCAGAAAATTTAAAGACAATTATCGAAAATTAA